AACCATTTTGGGAAGTAACAGAAGAAGAGGTAAATAGATGTTTAGATTCTACAAAATGGTGTGAAGCAGATTTAGGATATTTTAGAGGTGGAGGATACTCATCACAATTTTTAACTAAAGGTGAAATGCCAATAACAATGACAAGAATAAATTTAATAAAAGGATTGGGTCCTGTTTTACAAATAGCAGAAGGATATGCTGTTGACATACAAAAAGATATTCATGATGTTTTAGATAGAAGAACAAATTTTACATGGCCAACAACTTGGTTTGCTCCAAATTTAACAGGTAAGGGAGCATTTACAGATGTTCACACTGTTATGGATACATGGGGAGCAAATCATGGAGCAATTTCTTATGGACATGTTGGAGATAAATTTATAACATTGGCATCTATGTTAAGAATACCTGTTGCTATGCACAATGTGTCTGATGAAAAAATATTTAGACCAAAAGTTTGGTCATCATTTGGTACAATGGACAAAGAGGGAGCAGATTATAGAGCTTGTAAAAATTTTGGACCTATCTATGGAAAAATTAAGGGGTAAGGGATGTTAAAAGATTTAAAAGGAAAGCAAGAGTTTAAAATTAGAGTTGCTAAAGAACAAGATACAGAGTTAATTTTAAAATTTATAAAAGAGTTAGCTGATTATGAAAAATTACTTTCTGAAGTTGTAGCAACAGAAGAGATCTTGAGAGAGTCTCTTTTCAAAAGAAAAATGGCAGAAGTTTTAATTGGAGAGTTAAATGGAAAACCAATAGGGTTTGCACTATTTTTTTATAACTTTTCAACTTTTCTAGGGAAACCAGGAATATATCTAGAAGATTTATATGTAAAGCCTGCTTTTAGAGGAAAGGGATTTGGAAAAGAAATGTTAAGTTATTTAGCTAATTTGTGTGAAGAAAAAGATTGTGGACGATTGGAGTGGTGGTGTTTGGATTGGAATAAAACTTCTATTGATTTTTATAAAAAAATAGGGGCCGAACCAATGGATGAATGGACAACATTTAGAGTTACTGGTGAAAATTTGAAAAAACTTTCTGATGAGTACACAAAGTTATAAAGTAAATAGTTAGAACATATAGTATAAAAAGAGTTATAATAAGTTTTATAACTCTTTTTTATTTATTTAATGTATAAAAAATTATCCACTAAAAAAAAACTAAATAATGATAAAATGATTG
This genomic window from Cetobacterium sp. NK01 contains:
- a CDS encoding GNAT family N-acetyltransferase, with the translated sequence MLKDLKGKQEFKIRVAKEQDTELILKFIKELADYEKLLSEVVATEEILRESLFKRKMAEVLIGELNGKPIGFALFFYNFSTFLGKPGIYLEDLYVKPAFRGKGFGKEMLSYLANLCEEKDCGRLEWWCLDWNKTSIDFYKKIGAEPMDEWTTFRVTGENLKKLSDEYTKL